CTATCCGCCCGATGAGAAGGCTGGCGGGACTGCTGACGGAGTACACGATCCTGGGCCGCCTATCCGAGTCGAAAACAGCCGACCGGTCCACGATCCCCATCCTGTACAGGGCGAGCAGGTGCTTGTCCACGGACTGCCGCCGAAGCTTGAGCCGCTTGGCCAGCTCGTCGGGATGGTCCACGCCCTTGCTCAACAGATCGCATATCTGCATCCTCGTGGACGATGACACCAGACCCAGGATGTCCATCTCAAGAGACTCCACGCCAAATCATCAGAAGGGCAGTATTTTAACCTTGAGGTTGTAGTTATCACCTCCGAGAGTGTATTCCTCTTTTCGCGAGTTGAGGTTATCAATTTATATTCTGACGCTTGTATAAATATGACCGGGTGCATGTACTCTCTGAGGCGAAGGAAATGCCGAGAACAAGAAGAAAGGGAAACGCGAAGACCATAACCAAGTGCCACGGAACGAGCTGCGAGTGCGACCCCCAGGCGAAGACCCTGGCCCATGCCGAGCTCATCGAGACGCACTGGGTGTGAAGTCGTGGCAAGGAAGAAGGACGTGCTAGACCGACTCGCAGAGCGCCTTGCGAGGGGCGAGATAAGCGAGAGCACCTACCTCTCGATCAAGGAGAGGTACGAGAAGAACGGGTTCCCGGAGGAGGACGAGGAACCGAGGGCTCACGCGATTTCCATAAGCATCCCTGACTTCCGCGAGATGTTCCCTGCCGTGCACAAGGGCGACTTCGAAGGCGAGGACTACTGCTGCTCGGGCGTGGGCAAGGTGCCTGGCCATCTGAAGGCGAGACACACCAAGGTCGTCGGCGTGTGCAAGGTCGGCGAGAGCTTGGATACGGATCTCTT
This genomic window from Candidatus Thermoplasmatota archaeon contains:
- a CDS encoding winged helix-turn-helix domain-containing protein; the encoded protein is MESLEMDILGLVSSSTRMQICDLLSKGVDHPDELAKRLKLRRQSVDKHLLALYRMGIVDRSAVFDSDRRPRIVYSVSSPASLLIGRIVEALRLYAMTKANEYRESLLTLDDDLSAGRLDEQVYEQQREALEKQYTDFLAWEKERQKR